A window of the Oryza brachyantha chromosome 5, ObraRS2, whole genome shotgun sequence genome harbors these coding sequences:
- the LOC102704980 gene encoding peroxisomal membrane protein PEX14-like isoform X1, giving the protein MASTGDPPNPSSTQAQAQQGDPQQQQLVLDAPPPAVREDYVQNAVKFLSHPKVRGSPVLYRRSFLDKKGLTKDEIDEAFRRVPDPQPTTATPPSTTTSHHHQASHQNQSTLVQPHAPVQSATALAPAGSIIVATSPKFSWYRAFVAAGLLLGFGVSTALFVKKLLLPRLKSWIRKVVAEGDENDGAQLKSKIDDETAEAVKASASAVSSIAKTNQQLLASKDEEKKILVTLTQALDSQAKELKSLCDSLNHSRESINITREDRFSQYRALEEHTPSAARNGPANAPWRASQQTNMYGVPNSDFVSGRPSFAPQHNEIAPGSFTRSYVEQTPAAQRGDRSSGSKPWEMQQYSQQQRIGYGSNSQLSDDGSSYPEVQDSHSYHQNGKAPDFQVEAEDARPSPSVYISGVEERPAPPQRRWVPPQPPAVVMPEAATAIRQPNKSLAKQPSSEEASEAHANGAPAGSSSLEEAVNGSDAVRSEIEEQSSEAV; this is encoded by the exons ATGGCCTCCACCGGTGACCCCCCCAACCCTAGCAGCAcgcaggcgcaggcgcagcaAGGAG atccccagcagcagcagctggtcTTGGACGCCCCTCCGCCGGCGGTGAGAGAGGATTACGTCCAGAACGCGGTCAAGTTCCTGTCCCATCCCAAGGTCAGGGGCTCCCCCGTCCTCTACCGCCGCTCCTTCCTCGACAAGAAGGGCCTCACCAAGGACGAGATCGATGAGGCCTTCCGACGAGTCCCC GATCCCCAACCCACCACCGCTACCCCCCCTTCTACTACCACTTCACACCACCACCAGG CCAGCCACCAGAACCAGTCCACCCTAGTGCAACCCCATGCGCCAGTGCAATCAGCAACAGCCCTTGCACCTGCTGGCTCTATTATTGTTGCCACAAGCCCAAAGTTCAGCTGGTACCGTGCATTTGTTGCTGCAGGCCTATTGCTTGGCTTTGGAGTTAGCACTGCTTTGTTTGTCAAG AAACTGCTCCTTCCTAGGCTTAAGTCTTGGATCCGCAAGGTCGTAGCTGAAGGCGATGAAAATGACGGCGCACAACTTAAGTCCAAGATCGACGACGAAACTGCTGAAGCTGTCAAAGCTTCTGCATCTGCTGTTTCTTCTATTGCTAAAACTAACCAACAACTGCTTGCTTCAAAGGACGAAG AAAAGAAGATTCTTGTGACATTAACACAAGCACTAGATTCCCAAGCAAAAGAGTTAAAATCGTTATGCGACTCGTTGAATCATAGCAGGGAATCTATAAATATTACCAGGGAAGATAGGTTTTCTCAGTACCGGGCATTGGAAGAGCATACCCCTTCTGCTGCAAGGAATG GGCCAGCAAACGCTCCATGGAGAGCATCTCAG CAAACTAATATGTATGGTGTGCCAAATAGTGACTTTGTCTCAG GAAGGCCTTCATTTGCGCCACAACATAATGAGATTGCGCCTGGATCATTTACAAGATCGTATGTTGAG CAGACACCTGCTGCGCAGCGAGGGGATAGATCTTCAGGAAGTAAG CCATGGGAGATGCAGCAATATTCACAACAACAGAGGATTGGGTATGGATCCAACAGCCAGTTGAGTGATGACGGATCATCGTACCCTGAAGTTCAGGACAGCCATTCGTACCACCAGAATGGGAAGGCCCCGGATTTTCAAGTTGAAGCAGAGGATGCCAGGCCATCCCCATCGGTGTACATCAGTGGGGTTGAGGAAAGGCCGGCGCCACCTCAGCGCCGCTGGGTTCCTCCACAGCCTCCAGCTGTTGTCATGCCGGAGGCGGCTACTGCCATACGTCAACCAAATAAGTCTCTTGCAAAGCAACCGTCGAGCGAAGAAGCATCTGAGGCGCATGCCAACGGTGCTCCTGCAGGTTCGTCGTCTCTTGAAGAGGCAGTCAATGGCAGTGACGCCGTGCGTAGCGAGATCGAAGAACAATCATCGGAAGCCGTCTGA
- the LOC102704980 gene encoding peroxisomal membrane protein PEX14-like isoform X2, producing the protein MASTGDPPNPSSTQAQAQQGDPQQQQLVLDAPPPAVREDYVQNAVKFLSHPKVRGSPVLYRRSFLDKKGLTKDEIDEAFRRVPDPQPTTATPPSTTTSHHHQASHQNQSTLVQPHAPVQSATALAPAGSIIVATSPKFSWYRAFVAAGLLLGFGVSTALFVKKLLLPRLKSWIRKVVAEGDENDGAQLKSKIDDETAEAVKASASAVSSIAKTNQQLLASKDEEKKILVTLTQALDSQAKELKSLCDSLNHSRESINITREDRFSQYRALEEHTPSAARNGPANAPWRASQQTNMYGVPNSDFVSGRPSFAPQHNEIAPGSFTRSYVETPAAQRGDRSSGSKPWEMQQYSQQQRIGYGSNSQLSDDGSSYPEVQDSHSYHQNGKAPDFQVEAEDARPSPSVYISGVEERPAPPQRRWVPPQPPAVVMPEAATAIRQPNKSLAKQPSSEEASEAHANGAPAGSSSLEEAVNGSDAVRSEIEEQSSEAV; encoded by the exons ATGGCCTCCACCGGTGACCCCCCCAACCCTAGCAGCAcgcaggcgcaggcgcagcaAGGAG atccccagcagcagcagctggtcTTGGACGCCCCTCCGCCGGCGGTGAGAGAGGATTACGTCCAGAACGCGGTCAAGTTCCTGTCCCATCCCAAGGTCAGGGGCTCCCCCGTCCTCTACCGCCGCTCCTTCCTCGACAAGAAGGGCCTCACCAAGGACGAGATCGATGAGGCCTTCCGACGAGTCCCC GATCCCCAACCCACCACCGCTACCCCCCCTTCTACTACCACTTCACACCACCACCAGG CCAGCCACCAGAACCAGTCCACCCTAGTGCAACCCCATGCGCCAGTGCAATCAGCAACAGCCCTTGCACCTGCTGGCTCTATTATTGTTGCCACAAGCCCAAAGTTCAGCTGGTACCGTGCATTTGTTGCTGCAGGCCTATTGCTTGGCTTTGGAGTTAGCACTGCTTTGTTTGTCAAG AAACTGCTCCTTCCTAGGCTTAAGTCTTGGATCCGCAAGGTCGTAGCTGAAGGCGATGAAAATGACGGCGCACAACTTAAGTCCAAGATCGACGACGAAACTGCTGAAGCTGTCAAAGCTTCTGCATCTGCTGTTTCTTCTATTGCTAAAACTAACCAACAACTGCTTGCTTCAAAGGACGAAG AAAAGAAGATTCTTGTGACATTAACACAAGCACTAGATTCCCAAGCAAAAGAGTTAAAATCGTTATGCGACTCGTTGAATCATAGCAGGGAATCTATAAATATTACCAGGGAAGATAGGTTTTCTCAGTACCGGGCATTGGAAGAGCATACCCCTTCTGCTGCAAGGAATG GGCCAGCAAACGCTCCATGGAGAGCATCTCAG CAAACTAATATGTATGGTGTGCCAAATAGTGACTTTGTCTCAG GAAGGCCTTCATTTGCGCCACAACATAATGAGATTGCGCCTGGATCATTTACAAGATCGTATGTTGAG ACACCTGCTGCGCAGCGAGGGGATAGATCTTCAGGAAGTAAG CCATGGGAGATGCAGCAATATTCACAACAACAGAGGATTGGGTATGGATCCAACAGCCAGTTGAGTGATGACGGATCATCGTACCCTGAAGTTCAGGACAGCCATTCGTACCACCAGAATGGGAAGGCCCCGGATTTTCAAGTTGAAGCAGAGGATGCCAGGCCATCCCCATCGGTGTACATCAGTGGGGTTGAGGAAAGGCCGGCGCCACCTCAGCGCCGCTGGGTTCCTCCACAGCCTCCAGCTGTTGTCATGCCGGAGGCGGCTACTGCCATACGTCAACCAAATAAGTCTCTTGCAAAGCAACCGTCGAGCGAAGAAGCATCTGAGGCGCATGCCAACGGTGCTCCTGCAGGTTCGTCGTCTCTTGAAGAGGCAGTCAATGGCAGTGACGCCGTGCGTAGCGAGATCGAAGAACAATCATCGGAAGCCGTCTGA
- the LOC102706284 gene encoding 50S ribosomal protein L28, chloroplastic produces MATMLCSSISMPAARTPLLRTSSSSLGFATSQLAGLSLGLSASAPAPAAAVPKLHPIVARRVCPFTDKKTNRANKVSFSNHKTKKQQFVNLQYKKLWWEAGKRFVKLRLSTKALKTIEKHGLDAVAKKAGIDLNKK; encoded by the exons ATGGCGACCATGCTCTGctcctccatctccatgcCCGCCGCCAGGACTCCTCTCCTCCGCACTTCGTCCTCCTCCCTTGGCTTCGCCACTTCTCAGCTTGCCGGCCTCAGCCTCGgcctctccgcctccgcccccgcccccgccgccgccgtccccaaGCTCCACCCCATTGTCGCGC GGCGGGTGTGCCCCTTCACGGACAAGAAGACCAACAGGGCCAACAAGGTGTCGTTCTCCAACCACAAGACCAAGAAGCAGCAGTTTGTGAACCTGCAGTACAAGAAGCTGTGGTGGGAGGCTGGCAAGCGCTTCGTCAAGCTGCGTCTCTCCACCAAAGCCCTCAAGACCATTGAGAAGCACGgcctcgacgccgtcgccaaGAAGGCCGGCATCGACCTCAACAAGAAATAG
- the LOC107304262 gene encoding uncharacterized protein LOC107304262, whose translation MEMEYPVPVKEEECYEEATAKRARKRSRYLSSPYTDDVSAAAATHTHTSSRSEEELMANVAVPDMLSALRAAALLDADAFAANAAAGEEVLRCFFTLHRNSSTRVTAEAELTPSSSSSSQKKEATTTTTGPKKKKKKKKKKNNAASTPTTTTRRLPLTDVRNNLEKMISSLQGCSPMATATTSHGHFSGAKLAGEMRCLLAKVDKMLDAHRH comes from the exons ATGGAAATGGAGTACCCCGTCCCCGTGAAGGAGGAGGAGTGCTAtgaggaggcgacggcgaagcGCGCGCGCAAGAGGAGCAGgtacctctcctctccctacACCGACGACGTCTCTGCCGCAGCCGCAACCCACACCCATACTAGTAGTCggtcggaggaggagctgaTGGCCAATGTCGCTGTCCCGGACATGCTGTCggccctccgcgccgccgcgctgctggaTGCGGATGCATTTGCTGCcaatgccgccgccggtgaggagGTCCTTCGCTGCTTCTTCACCCTGCACAGGAACTCCTCCACCC GTGTCACCGCTGAAGCTGAATTGActccaagcagcagcagcagcagccagaaAAAGGaggctactactactactactggtcccaagaagaagaagaagaagaagaagaagaagaataatgCAGCTTCTActccaacaacaacaacaaggaGGCTCCCACTCACGGACGTTAGGAACAACCTTGAGAAGATGATCTCCTCACTGCAGGGCTGCTCGCCTATGGCTACGGCTACCACTAGCCATGGCCACTTCAGTGGAGCAAAGCTTGCGGGAGAGATGCGATGCCTTTTGGCCAAAGTTGATAAGATGCTCGATGCACATCGCCACTAA